A genomic stretch from Helianthus annuus cultivar XRQ/B chromosome 1, HanXRQr2.0-SUNRISE, whole genome shotgun sequence includes:
- the LOC110943598 gene encoding U1 small nuclear ribonucleoprotein C, whose protein sequence is MPRYYCDYCDTYLTHDSPSVRKQHNAGYKHKANVRIYYQQYEAQQNQYLIDQKVKEHLGQAAAYQQVGAAYNQLRPRLPVLPTPMMPIPGNPMMQMPGMRPLAPLPRPITGYPGMPPMLAPPGAPSMPGQVNPSMPGQVNPSLPGQVNNGVPRPITISAPMMAPAAPGSSGTLTSGAPPPMYTPGMYQASPTAPAPTSGGFESPNGSAQPQEANH, encoded by the exons ATGCCTCG GTATTATTGTGATTACTGCGATACTTACTTGACGCATGATTCT CCTTCTGTAAGGAAGCAGCACAATGCAGGATATAAACACAAG GCAAATGTTCGAATCTACTATCAACAATACGAGGCACAACAAAATCAATATCTGATTGACCAGAAAGTCAAAGAGCATCTTGGACAAGCTGCTGCATATCAGCAAGTTGGTGCTGCTTACAACCAACTCAGACCTCGTCTTCCTGTTCTACCTACTccaatgatgccgattcctgggAATCCAATGATGCAAATGCCCGGAATGCGGCCACTCGCCCCGTTGCCAAGACCTATTACCG GATATCCCGGCATGCCTCCAATGTTGGCACCACCTGGCGCTCCTTCCATGCCCGGTCAGGTCAACCCATCCATGCCTGGTCAGGTCAACCCATCCTTACCCGGTCAGGTCAACAACGGTGTGCCAAGGCCTATAACCATTAGCGCCCCAATGATGGCGCCAGCCGCTCCAGGGAGCTCAGGAACCCTTACTTCAGGTGCACCACCGCCAATGTATACACCAGGCATGTATCAAGCCAGCCCCACAGCACCAGCACCGACGTCTGGAGGTTTTGAAAGTCCGAATGGTAGTGCCCAACCTCAGGAAGCTAACCATTAA